The sequence TATGAATGCTTGGGAGGAATGGGAGGCAGTTAGCCGTGCATCGGAAAATGCGATCCCCGCACCTGAGGGATATGGAGTATTTAAGGAGGAAGAGTAATGACGTATATATATTTGATGAATAATGTAAAACCATTAAATAAGGAACTCATAAAGAGTCATGTGGATCATCTAAAAGAATTAAAGAATCAAGGCAGACTTGTATTTTGCGGGCCTTTTATCGATTACCCCGTTTAGCTGAAGATTTGGCAGAAGCAACGAAGATTGCGAAATCAGATCCTTTCATTGCTTCCGGATGTAAATCTTTTGAAATCAGAACGCTGGAACCAGCTAATGACGAAAACAATTACCTTTTGGGAGAATAAACTGGCATTCGGATCATTTTTGACGGATCAAAACATGGAACCCTTGGTATTGATTTCAAAAGTGTGCAGCTTTTAAAGTCTTGAAAATACTAGGGTTCACGGATACTGTATTATAAAAGTTAATATTTCGTCTTGTTTTTATCCCTCGATATGTGTTTATGAAAACATATCGAGGGATTTTAATATATTCTTGACAAAATATAGAAATTGGAGTAATGTTTTTATATGTCTAAACGACATATAACCTACAACTTTATAAAGGAGTAATTGCATGATAGAGTTAATTATTTTAGGATTTTTATCTTATAATAATCCTCTTACCTTATACGACATAAAAAAGGGAATGGAAAGAAGCACCGAATATTTTGCAAGTACAAGTCAAGGCGCAATCCATCCGGCTTTAGTGAAACTTGAGAAGAATGGATATATAACTTCAAAAGAGGAAGTTAAAAATAATAGGACAAAAAAGTTATACAGAATTACGGATTCTGGAAGAGAACGATTTAGCATGCTGATGAGACAGGATTTGGGTTTTGATAAGTATAAGTCCACACAATTGCTAAAGATGCTATTCTTTAATGAATTAAACAAAGAGGAACGGTTGGAATCGATTAGCATCCATATTAAGAACTTTAAAAATATGCAGAAAGACCTTGTAAACATTAGAGATGAAGGGAATTTGCGCCTTGAGGAAATGGGGGGATCTCTGGAAAACCACAGACCGGCAAAATATGAAAATGATGCTCTTGCGTTTGGCCTTGCGTATACCAGCTTTGTGATAAAGTGGTTTGAAGATTATTTTAAAAGGATAGAGGGGGAGTCATGAAAATATCAATTTTTGATTTAGGACAAAACAATAGAAATGAATCACTGGCTCAGGAAATTAAGAATTACTATCTGGAAACAAAAAAGGAAACAGAGGTAGTCATCTATCATTCTATGGATACCGAAATGAAGGATTGTATCGGTTGTTGGAGCTGCTGGTGGAAGACCCCTGGAAAATGTGCGTTGAACGATGATGCATTTAAATTGTATAAGGACTATATAAACAGTGATGAAGTAGTTATTTTGTTTCATACAGCAAATGGATTTATTGATGGAAAGGGAAAAACATTTCTGGATCGATTAATTCAACATTATCTACCCTACATTAAATTAAGAAATGGTGAATGCTGTCACTTGAAACGATATGATAAATATCCTGTTATGAACTTCTATTTTGAAAAGAGTGGGTTAAGTACAGAGGAAGTGAAAATCATAAAGGACTATCTCACCCGCATGGCATACCATTTCCAAAGCCCTTGTAAAGAAATATTGTATGAAAATGAAAGCATACAAACAGCTGACTTAGAAAGCACAAAGCTTATGGCTGAGGTTTTGTCAAAGGAAGTTATTGAAAGAAAACCAAGCGGCAAATGGGTGATTTATAATGGATCTCCAAGGGGGAATCATTCTAACAGTAAACTGATCATTGAAAAGATAATAATGGGAATGAAGGCACAGGGAGCAGAAAATATAGAAGTTAGGAATTTGATAAATATAAAAGAACAGAAAAATTGGGCTGAGAATTTCAGCTCCGTTGAAAATAATTTATTTGTATTTCCGCTTTATGTTCACGCTATGCCGGGATCAGTAATGAAATTCTTTGAACTACTAAAGCCAATTAACGATAAAGAGGTACATATGGCATTTTTAGTTCAGTCCGGTTTTCCAGAGACTAGTCAGTCGTACTATTTGAGACCTTATCTTGAACTAATTACAAAAAGGCTGGGGGTATCCTTTGACGGAACCATTATAAAAGGCGGTGTGGAAGGTATCCAAATGAAACCAGAAAATGCCAACAAAAAGTTCTTTGATCAAATGGAGTTAATAGGAAGAACATATGCCAGCAAAGGAATCATGGATTTAAACCTGAAAAAAGAATATGAAAAATCAGAGTATCTTTCAAAAGGGACTCAATTATTATTTTCTATATTCTCATTAACCGGATTAACGAACTACTATTGGGATTTCAATCTTAAGAAGAATGGTGCTTATGAAAAAAGATTTGCAAAACCATATACGGAATGAAAACAAGTGGGGAAGTTTTTTATAGTAAGGGAGGAATTGTACGATGCGAGAGTATTTTCTAAAAACAAACCGGATTGGTTTCTCGAAGTGGAGTGCTTCCGATTTGGATTTGGCTGCTCAGCTATGGGGAGATAAAGAGGTCACACAGTTTATTTGCGCTTCCGGAAAGTTTACACGTCAGGATATCGTTAACCGCCTGGATACTGAAATTCATAATGATGAGGAGTTTCATATACAGTATTGGCCTATTTTTGAGCTTGCTACAGATGAACTGATTGGCTGTTGCGGTATCCGCCCCTTTAAAACGGATACGCATTCCTATGAGTTTGGTTCTCATCTACGAAAAAAATACTGGGGCATGGGATATGCCTCTGAGGCAGCAAGAGCCGTCATAAATTACAGTTTTGATATTTTAAAGACAGTTAAATTGTATGCAGGACATCATCCGCAAAATAAGGCTTCAGAAAAGCTGCTCTTGAGACTGGGTTTTCAATATATTGGTTTGAATTTTTATGAACCGACGGGATTGTATCATCCGTCCTATGAAATCGGGGTGCCGGTTTCAATAGAAGATTAGAGGAATTCACAATTTAATTGTGCTTTATAAAAATCAATAGATTTTATTTGTATAGCCTGAGAGGAAAGTTATAATAGGTTTTATCAAGAATTCCAGATTTTACGGATTAAGGAAGATAAAACAAGCGCATTACGCCGAGCAGCCTCCATGCTGCTCGGCGTTAGTTCCTATTAACCCAAGAATTTATGAATCCGGGAATTTATTATTTCGTTGTATTTTTCGTTCTAAATGGTCTGAAGAATGCGCGAATATCATCGGCCATAACTTCGGGTTCCTCCATAGCAGTAAAATGTCCGCCGCGAGGCATTGAAGTCCAGCGGGTTATATTCAGATTTTGCTCAGCCCATTTTTTAGGTGGCAATAAGACATCAGCCGGGAAAAGGGCAATGCCTGTGGGAACCTCTATGCGCCCCATCAAAGGCAAAGAATGCACGTTTTCATAATACATATTAGCTGATGACCCTATAGTATTAGTAACCCAATAGATCATTATATTCGTGAGTAGTTCATCCTCGCTAAACCTTTGTCGAAG is a genomic window of Lacrimispora sphenoides containing:
- a CDS encoding GNAT family N-acetyltransferase, giving the protein MREYFLKTNRIGFSKWSASDLDLAAQLWGDKEVTQFICASGKFTRQDIVNRLDTEIHNDEEFHIQYWPIFELATDELIGCCGIRPFKTDTHSYEFGSHLRKKYWGMGYASEAARAVINYSFDILKTVKLYAGHHPQNKASEKLLLRLGFQYIGLNFYEPTGLYHPSYEIGVPVSIED
- a CDS encoding PadR family transcriptional regulator yields the protein MIELIILGFLSYNNPLTLYDIKKGMERSTEYFASTSQGAIHPALVKLEKNGYITSKEEVKNNRTKKLYRITDSGRERFSMLMRQDLGFDKYKSTQLLKMLFFNELNKEERLESISIHIKNFKNMQKDLVNIRDEGNLRLEEMGGSLENHRPAKYENDALAFGLAYTSFVIKWFEDYFKRIEGES
- a CDS encoding flavodoxin family protein; translated protein: MKISIFDLGQNNRNESLAQEIKNYYLETKKETEVVIYHSMDTEMKDCIGCWSCWWKTPGKCALNDDAFKLYKDYINSDEVVILFHTANGFIDGKGKTFLDRLIQHYLPYIKLRNGECCHLKRYDKYPVMNFYFEKSGLSTEEVKIIKDYLTRMAYHFQSPCKEILYENESIQTADLESTKLMAEVLSKEVIERKPSGKWVIYNGSPRGNHSNSKLIIEKIIMGMKAQGAENIEVRNLINIKEQKNWAENFSSVENNLFVFPLYVHAMPGSVMKFFELLKPINDKEVHMAFLVQSGFPETSQSYYLRPYLELITKRLGVSFDGTIIKGGVEGIQMKPENANKKFFDQMELIGRTYASKGIMDLNLKKEYEKSEYLSKGTQLLFSIFSLTGLTNYYWDFNLKKNGAYEKRFAKPYTE